A stretch of DNA from Salvelinus fontinalis isolate EN_2023a chromosome 17, ASM2944872v1, whole genome shotgun sequence:
AGCAACCCTCCAGTTGCAGGTTCACATCCACAAGATTTTTTCCATCAGTCCCatgattcaaaccagcaaccccCCAGATGTAAGCCTCCCCTCCAATCTCTAGGCTACAGTACATGAGGCGCCATAGTTCAGCAAGGTAACAAGAGACCCAGGGTTGAACTGACAACCTTCCCATTACTGGCCTGTCACTCTAGACTCTTTAGGTTACTAAACACACAGAACCTCCTTCGTTATGCTCCACCACCCATTTCACCACCTCCACACAGATACCTATCCAGGTCACTACACCAATTAGACAGACCGGTTTCTAGCCTAGGTCTCCTGCAGGCCACAAGACTGTGTTACCCTGCTGAGCTAAAGCGTAGGCATTAGCTTAGGGAGCTCACACAATACTTACACTAGTTTAACCACACCTACATCACTTTTCAGGTGCCATCCCCTGCTGTCTTGAAAGGGGGATTTAAaattgggttcaaatagtattcgaCATTGATAAAATACTTCAACCATTTGtttgagcctgcctggagtgccagattgaTGGGTTTTACACTCATGGGACTATTCCATAGGTTCCATTGAACCAGGCAAACTCAATCATCAAGGACAGCTAGTTTGAGTATTTGAAATATACTATTTACACACAGGTCTGGTTCCAACCCCTATACTGCCATTgtggccttgagcaaggcatATAAACCCCTAAATTGCTAATGCTACCTGGGTAATGGTCTGAGGCGTACCCAGTGATCCCAGACTGTTGTGTGAATagtgtgtcagggggttgggtACTATGACAGTAAAAACATGCATTTTGTACTGATCATTTAACAGCTATTCGTAGGGACTTTAATTTTGAGAATTCCTTACGAAGGATTTGGAATAAATGTGTTATGACTGTTGTAAGTACTGATACTGCAACACAAAGGTGTTATGACTGGTTGCATAAAGGTGTTATGTATACCCCTTCATATAATGTGGTCCTGAGGGAATATGTGACATTATTTGATCACGTTATATCATGGCTGACCAAGGGCCTGTTGATGAGAACCTGAAAATCCTGACTCATTAGAAATACACACCTTTATCTAATAAATACAAGGCTCATATTAGGTTctgaaaaaatattttataatttgacatatttaatttatttaactggGGTATTTAGCCTTCTAACTTTATGTGCCTTTGATAATTCTAGCAACAAAAACAGTGTCATTATTAAACTGTTTATTGAAAATATGTTTTGTAATTGGAGTAATATTGTCTGCTATTTGGATTGTTGATCTCCTGCATTTACTGTTGAGAAGTTACAACTACATTGTGAGAATGTGTAAAGGACGTCACGCTTAGCGAGTACCActtcaaaccaaatcaaatcaaattgtattggtcacatacacatatttagcagatgttaatgtgggtATAGCGAaatgtgttcctagctccaacaatgcagtagtatgtaacaattcacaacaacgtTAAAATTGAAATAATGGAATTAGGAAATATCTAAGTATCTAAATATATTCTGATTCAGCTGATACCGAGACCCATCTACTCATTGTTTTCACGAGCATACTAACCAAGGGGCCAGGGTTTTGGACTGGAAGTACGCTTTGATTGCATCTacaggagcacccccctatccacatggacgggacagtagtggagaaggtggaaagttttaagttcctcggtgtacacatcacagacaaactgaattggtccacccacacagacagcgttgtgaagaaggcgcagcagcgcctcttcaacctcaggaggctgaagaaattcggcttgtcaccaaaagcactcacaaacttctacagatgcacaatcgagagcatcctgccgggctgtatcaccgcctggtacggcaactgctccgcccacaaccgaaaggctctccagagggtagtgaggtctgcacaacgcatcaccgggggcaaactacctgccctccaggacaactacaccacccgatgtcacaggaaggccataaatatcatcaaggacaacaaccacccgagccactgcctgttcaccccgctatcatccagaaggcgaggtcagtacaggtgcatcaaagcagggaccgagagactgaaaaacagcttctatctcaaggccatcagactgttaaacagccaccactaacatttagtggtcgctgccaacatactgactcaactccagccactttaataatgggaattgatggaaattatgtaaaaatgtatcactagccactttaaacaatgccacttaatataatgtttacatacacaacattactcatctcatatgtatatgtatatactgtactctatatcatctactgcatcttgccatctttatgtaatacatgtatcactagccacttaaaactatgccactttatctttacataccctacattactcatctcatatgtatatactgtactctataccatctactgcatcttgcctatgccgttctgtaccatcactcattcatatatctttatgtacatattctttatccctttacacttgtgtgtataaggtagtagttgtggaattgttaggtaagattacttgttggttattactgcatttttcggaactagaagcacaagcatttcactacactcgcattaacatctgctaaccatgtgtatgtgacaaataaaatttgatttgatttgagtattgTTTCGGTATTGCAGTTTAACTGAATCACGGCTGAGAAAGACAGTTCCCACTGATGGCCCCATAGAGAAGTCAAATGAGAAAAGTACTAATGAGACACTTTAGTCATCACCTTTGAGCACAAAACATCCATTGAACCATTACAGTTGTTTGTTGATGGAGAGCCGAAGATATTTAAATGTTCATGCTCTGAGGTCATGACCCCAGCTAGCCAGGTGTAGTGCCATTGGCTTATTTAGCTGTCCATGTGCtctgagtgtaacggatgtgaaatggctagccagttagcgggtacgcgctactagcgtttgaatcagttacgtcacttgctctgaaacctagaagtagtgttgccccttgctctgcaagggccgcggcttttgtggagcgatgggtaacgatgcttcgtgggtgtcagttgttgatgtgtgcagaaggtccctggttcgcgcccgggttggggcgaggggacgtactaaagttatactgttacatgagtTCCCAGAGCATGTTCACAGCATACTGCTGTCTGTCCAGTGAGCACTGAGCGCTAGTGCAGGGAGAGTAATCCCAGTAAGAAAGATGACAGCAACCATGAAACGGTGTATGTGAACGTAAGTAGATACCTCAGTGATACTAACTCACATACTCAGTACGTAATCAAAGATTAATCAGACTAACTAGGTTTTCCCTTTTCTCTttggattaattgttggagtagagaAACACACAATTTTGTATGACTCTGGGTCAAAAATATCTAAATGAAACTCAGCCCTGATGTTAGATAAATATAGTACTTTGTAAATTCCAGTAGATGGCAGTACATCACACAGCTGTGGTTGGACACAATGTCTGCAGATTTTCTCTTCTCACTTTGACTGGCACTAAATGTGCCTGATCCTTTAATATCAATGATTGGTCTGAGTGAAGTCATCAGGATTCCCTGGTCTAAATCAGTTACTACATCATCACACTGTGGTTCATGGTGATGGAGTTCCCCACCCCTCTGGGCTGACCTTATGTTATGTGTTTCACATTCCTAAATGGTGGGTCAGGACTGGCTTGTGGGTCATGGCTGATTCCATTTGCAAACCATAGTGTGAATAGGTATGGAAACCACTGTAGACCGATTACTGATATGAGATTTGTTCAAAATCACCATTGTCCAGCTCCATCATAATCCCAGTCATCTTTTCACACTCATCTTCCAGGAGCATATCATTGAAGGGCTCGAGTGGATCCTGGGATGATTAAAACGTCACCATTTTGTTCGTTTTTCTTATGTTTTTATTGTATATTTTCGCTGAATTTCTCATAGTTTTTTTGTGATTCCATTtttatagaattttcacaaaacACAAAAATTAACACCAACAAACAGAAACAACAAAAGCAGGTAGCATGGTGGATAAGAGCATTTGGCCAGCAACCCAGTAAGGTTACTGGTTCAAATCCACAGGCCgccaaggtggaaaaatctgccgttctgcccttgagcatggcaattaacccccaacaactgcttcccgggcgccgatgacgtggattCAGAGCGATTGGCTAAAATGAGGAATATACAtttagttgaatacattcagttgtacaactgactaggtatccactCTTTCCCTACAAAGATCTCCCGGCCATGATAAAtcaaaaagaaaaaaagagaaaaagatCATTTAATGTTCTGAATGATTTGTCATGAGGACAGGTCAAGACTCCCTCCCACACCAACAACCCGTAGTCATCCCCTCAAAATAGCAAAGAAAGAGGAACAGAAGGGATACCAGGTAGCTTTTTGGGAACATATTCTCTTTTACACTTCCCACAGATGAACAATTAAAATACATCTAAATGAAAAGCAGGGTACATAAATGTTGAACAAAAGCAATTACACAAGCAGTTAAAAATGAGAATATCAACATCATATATCATGTCATCAGGTGAGCTCACCCCTGGACAAGTCTCTCCCAGGGTGGAGTGCGTGCCTTTTCACCCCCAGATTTCTCCAGTATGAATCTGGCCTGGACCCCAGGAGACATGGTCATACTAGACTTGTACACATAGACATCATACTCAGGTATTTCTTCCAAATCTGAGCGGCTTTCCTCAGAGAACTTTACAGCCCATTGCCAGGTCTTATGATCCAGGGTGCCTTCAGAAGAGTAGAACCCAACCCAGGAGTTATTAAACATTTCCTTCCAGGCAGTGAAGGATTTCTTTACGTACAGACGAGCGCAGGCCTTTCCATCCTTTACAAAGAGCTGCAGACTGGCATCATAGCCGATAATATCAACAGGAATCTCTCTGTTGGCATTGTGAAACTCAGAACCTCTCCAGATCTCCTCTCTGATAGTGGACCCAAACCTCAAGTAAGTCCACCAATTGTTTACCTCCTTACAGAGCCTGACCTGGAGACCAGGGTTAAGGGGTACTGAGGTGTTATAGCTTCCAGAGGCTTGGCCCCCGACTGATGATCTGTCCAGCTTGCTCTTACTGTTATTGTTCCTATGAAGAACCACCATTACACCCTGGTCTAATAGCCTCTTGGGGATCCCACTCCAGATGATCCTGGCTTTTCCTCTATCTGTGGTTTTCACCTCAAGCTTAATCAATGCATTATCTTCATGCTTCAAGGTACTTTGTGATGTTACACGACATGATTGCGCCCTAAATGTAAAGGACAATACAATAGCCAGAAGAAGTGCCAGACCAGGTGTGTCCCCCCAGATGTTTTCCAGACTCTGCAGACTGTTGTGGTTGATCTCTACATTATATATACGTGGAATGTCATTTCGGCCAATGGTTGTGAGACGTTGGATTTGTGTTAGGAGGTTGAAACTGACAAGGTGTGTATTGACTGGATCATAGCCAGTTCCTGTGTTTTCATTTGGTGGATAGTGCTGTGTGACCTCTctacttttttaaacttttttttacttgctatattgtatttacttcgccaccatggccttttatatttttatttatttatatatatattttgtttgccttcacctcccttatctcacctcacttgctcatattgtatatagacttatttttcactgtattattgactgtatgtttgttttactccatgtgtaactatgtgttgttgtatgtgtcgaactgctttgctttatcttggccaggtcgcaattgtaaatgagaacgtgttctcaatttgcctacctggttaaataaaggtgaaataaataaataaataaataaacatagacCTCGTCTACTATGAACTGATTGGACTCTTCCTCCCTAACTCTGAGTATGACCCTGTCCCTGTTGCTCTCAGGTCCCCTTGAGTTGTAGAATCTTTGAGTTACATAATCAGGAAGTGCCAAAGCATCGTTGTTGTTATTGTGAACAAGGTTCCCTAGTGAGTAGTAACTTCCACGTTGATGGGGCAGAATAGGTAATGGATGGGGATTATCTGCGTTTCTATAGAAATGAATGCCATAGTCTCCCCTGGTTGGGTTGAAATTGAGTCTCATGTTGCCATTGTTGTCATTGTAAATGTTGTTGGCTAGCCAGTGGAGCAGCATGAGGCCGTGCCGAGGAGAGGTGTGACCAAACTCTATTCCCTTGAGGTCCTTTATTGAACTAAGGGTTCCTTTTATAGAGGATACTGAGgccagagacagaaacacaatgAAACAACCCAGGATGCCCCTTCCAACCATGGTCGACCTAAGACAAAACAAAGTTTGTGTCAACGTTTGGAATGATATCTGTAACTTATTTCTAGTGGTAGGTAATACATTAAAGTTCCAATGCAGAcattttatatcaatatcaaatcatttctgggtaacaatgaggTTCCTTACTATAGCAGATTTCCATTAAAGTGGCCAAAAGTAGCTTTTTAGCAAATAACAtattctcaagcaagaattttgctaggactgtctgagaGTGGCAGGCGCAAAACTTGTGGGGGTAACGGGGGTACACTTACTTCATCAGCATGCACTAAGTATGTTATGCTCTCGCTATCTTCCTCTCTTTGTGGTGTTTGCTGAGGAGAGGTAGCTACAGGGCTCCAAATTAAGGGAGCCCGCCGGATTGTGTCTTTGGCTGCTGGATAATGAAAGAAAGTTGAACATGAGAAATCCAATTGAACATGAGAGAAatgctggtttcaatggcataagGAAGTCCTTATAAAATAATTCCCTCAACATTTCTATGGCCGGATTTTGGTtaggctactttgaaacaaaGTAAGCTATGCCTCATAAAATGACATAAACATCCATGTTTTAAATAATTATGTTCATGGTAAAAAAGTTTCAAACGGCCTCCGCTCGGATTGCAAGGTGGGTGATGTGTGCACCAGGCACTGGCCTTTCTTTCTGTTATGAACATTTGATTTAACAAACATGCCTCAAGGATGTCAAAAGAATCAAGCCTTTAAACGTTCATGTTAATTATTCTACATTATATCACCTAGACTACACTTTGATATGTAGGCTAATTATTTATGTACAGGtagctgccaaaataaaggaaacaccaacataacgtTTCTTAATAGGGCACTGGGCCACCACAGACAGCCAGaatagcttcaatgcaccttggcaccattcttccacgagaaattccataattttgtgttttgttgattGTGATGGAAAACgccgtctcaggcgccgctccagaatttCCCATTAGtattcaattggattgagatctggtgacacactttaaaccccctttgctcctttgagacccctctttcaaagtcactgacatCTATCTTCTTCTAGCCATGTAACCACAATGGTGATGACCCAAAACATGATGGGATGTTACTTGCGTAATTAACTcaagaaccacacctgtgtggaggcacctactttcaatatactttgtgtccttcatttactcaagtgtttcctttattttatcAAACCGcagcatcatatgatgcaaaatggATCATAGgagatgatttctgtattttgaaagttacacatCTTGAAAACTTGAGTGCTGACAAGAAAAATATTTTGGGACTGTACAATTCATAATAGACTGGTACTATGTGGTCAGCTAGCTAGCCATACCTATTGCCAGACAGTTAATACATCATTTTGCTAATAAAAGCAGAATCTAATTCATGTTATAAAGCTAACCCAATCATTGTTAAGACCAGACATTATAAGGCAGTGTGGTAGTAAAGCATGTTGCACATTTACATCACACAGAGATTGGAACTATCGGTTCAACTCATCTTTGCTGCCTGTAGTCAAAACAAATGTTGTTGCCTTCATTCTGATTTCATTTGGTTGTCATGGAGGTTGAAGACGTGGCTGcgctcaacaaagacacaaagCAGATTGAACCATGTTGCCATCTGTCATATCCACCAGGAGAAGCTGGCTCGCATAGACGGCAAAACAATATGCCTGAAAACTATTTCTGGCAGTGACAGGCATGAACAGGTATTTGGTGCATTTAAGTTGCAGATTGCTGAACTGTCAATTATTACATTTATGATTAATGGGTTTTGTTTCCTGTTTTAACAAACCTTTTTCATTTTTGTACCTATGTATTGTATATTGTTTTTTTGTGGTGTGGATTTTATAAAACCCCCAAACAGGAAAAACGTAATTTGTCTGCACTGGCCCTTTAAAAGTTTTAAGTACCAAAACAACAGTTAAAGATCTGATAAATGTTAGCTTTATAAATATCTGAAATAAATCAACAAATTTTCATTTTGGAGTGAAATGTCACTTTAATCTGACCTACCAGGTAAAagattattggcacccttgataaagatgagcaaaaagactgcataaaataaatatgaatactAAGCTATATTGTAAGCAAAATCAGAAAGTATAATAatgtatactaatacaattgctcagagaatgaGATTTTCTAAAACAAGTCAAACAAAACAATCTAAAAAAAGACAGAACGTTTTTTATACAAAAAGTTTTTTTCAAAAATAACATTTGGAAACTTGTAAACATGATTAATACTGTATTGTAATGTGATGTAATAAGTCCTCACAtcaaaaaagtaaggaacttatCGCTAGAGTACCTTTCACTTTCAGAACGCAGAAAATATAATGGGCGGGGTCTGAGAGTTTCTATAGAAATTAAAGCCATGCTTCTGGTGGTAGGGATGTGCATCCCGAATCTTTTCGGTGAGCCGGATCATTTGGCTACATTCAGCTAAAAGtgccatttatttatttattactctTCGTTCAGTCGCGCTTAAAAAAAATGTACCTACGACTATGAAACAATTGCAAATCTCTCATGTAAAGCCTAACAAGTTGCCTGCCATGATATCAGATCCTGACACGTGTGTTCACATAATTTGGTCCGTTAAAATGTATTAGATGGCACTGCAAAGATGTGTGGACCAGAATGAGGCTCTCTCCTCACTACCCATTGTTCCTGCAGTGAAGAATGACCATCTTCAGAGAATGTTTTTATCTGCGGATAGCTGTCTGGAGCTCAacaagtagtagtaacagtatcaaaaTCAATGAGCCAAATGAACGGCTCTTTCACAAGTGATTCGGTTCCGACCTTCCCCGAAAATATCCGTTCAAAAAGAGCCATTTGTTCGCGAAACGACCCATCACTATCTTGTAGCCTACAGATAACATAACCAGTACAATTGGATTTGCTCAACTCCTGCGCAATTTCTTCCGTCCTTTTGAAAAGGGTACAAGTTAAAACAGGATAGACTGCGAGGAAAGGGAACGTGGATGAAAATGCGCTTGTATGAGGGCCCGTTGTACACTAGTGGACGAGTCCGTTGACACGGCGTTGGCAGCGGTGAAAAAGAACAGAATTTCCCATATTTATGCAAATCACAAGCGGCAAACGCTGGCCAATGACCAATCATATCATAGTGATTgctattgtaatgacctgacaagatcataaatgaacaattgtccagacagaggcttGAGTTTGCGAgttgacggtttattaaaccaactttacacaggctactgtttgggccgtagcacacgccaaataaatgacagataacccacaagccaatcgtgaccttctcttgtgaagcccagacgtaaagagggagaacaaaggctaaacctggtcttaacttccaatgctccacccccctgcccaacccccctccacgccactccgccaaccgccaggatgcccggcatcagaacattccaggcattcccgtgataggcagatagcaggttgattggcatgtcggaccccgcgaacactgggtactggtcagtacaacacaaccacctactagcctaacacataacacacagctgtctgtgcgggtcgctacactaTTATGAATATTACGCTCTGAGACCCAACGCTGAAGAGTTTCTCCAgaaaagatggctgacaaaaataCTAGGATTGAACCAAATGTAAGTATTTATAACATCATAACGAATCATCATAAAAATATACAGTTGagtatgttagttaatgtagagaaacgattatgcatatttttttgttataaagTAAATTTTCGAAAATTgatatttagcaagctagctgactagctaaaaTTAGCCTGCTAGCTCGCTACCTTTATGTGCGTATtgacatgagtatgaaattgtaatttgtgtttaatgttttagggactcttGAGAAAACCATCAAACCAGActgtcgtcttgtgaaacagtggatgtaaagaatctagctagctaaagcagtTACTGCAAAATTGAATGGACAATTGTGTAAGTTTGCTTTGCTGATATTTTCGATGCAGTTGAAGTTATGTAGTTAGCTAACTCCTTTTTTGCTttttgtgtagtggaggatatcATTGTATggctatggatgtgtagctagctatgtagccgatctgtgtatggaacCTAAATGTTTGATataaatattagttcagaacagtGTTAATTGCTTCCACCAGTTAATCATTAATCCCCAATAAATATGCACATGATTGTTACATGTCAATAGTACAATGTCaatattagctaactagctatgaacctcagctatcatagctgGTTGTATTGACTTCAAGACACTCTAAAAAGCATCAATGAAGCCTATTGATTGAGTAAAATGTAATAactttgtgccaaggatgcaagttgTACTGTAaatacatgtagttattaccaagCATGAGTTTCcgacattgtagcctgtacattgaatatattcactgatcatgtactataccttgttaaataaaggtacggTTCAGGTAGAAATGTCTGTGAGACtgtttttcagtcatatccaataccaggagtatcaaactccagtctttgaatgatgctgtgtctgcttGTATGTACATGTATTACAAttctacacttcaacagtgtttaccaatccTGCTCCTGGGACCTCAATGTTTACACATTGTAACTCTGCAGTAGACTAGAACACATGATTTAACTagttaaaggctgatttgtaattcatataaaGGTCTTTGCTCTGCAAAATATGACAGACAGCTTTACTGATGTCAACTAaattgaagcattcattctatcgaTCTATCTTACATTATTCTGTTGAGaaagggtttatttagtcttctaacatatgactaacaaatagcctatcaaaatgttggaaattataagcagaaacatatctaaaATCAGCCAACAACAAATCCTGTACCCCCTGTCAAAAATTGTTGTGGCAGACTGTAGCCTATAGCGCCTGTTCTATATTTGCAGGTTAGGGTTGTGTGCAGGCCTCAGCTTTTCACGTATTGTCAGATGGTTGTGGACAGGATATTAGCAATTGTGGGCAGGTGCAGgggaacaaacagctgaccctgGCACCACTAGTGCCCGGTGCTCTGCTCCAGAATCAGGCTGTCTTCGGGGAGGTCCAGGTTGACATCCCTGAGGACCAAAGGCAGATTCCCAGAGTATCTCCATCGCTCTTCCTCCCATAGCTGCCGACATCCACTAACCGGAAGAGGTAATTGGCATCCACAACCGCCAAGAGGACAATGGAGAATGTCCCCTTGTAGTTGTAGAACAGGGAGCTGGAGTTTAGGGGGGCTTGCAGGACCACGTGCTTGCCATCCACTGATCCCAGAAAATGAGGAAAGTTCCACCGTTCTTCAAAGCCAGTAGCTATGGCCCTCCAGTCCTTGGTTGGTACAAGCATGAATTCCCTCAGGAGACACTTGATGATGCACCCAACCTGCACGGTAACTGTAGGCAATGGTTTTGAAGTAATCTCCAGTGgcaaggtatctgtaggaataaGGAAGATAATGTCAGACTTTTACgtcaccaggtcattgtggattacttAAGTATATTATCTCTCATAACACATAACATTGTGCATGTGCAGCATGTGACCACAGAATCATATGACGGATTGTAAAATAGGGCGGCAGGGTTACACCTGTGTTGTGATAGCTAAGCTAGGTATATATTGGTTGGATTTTGAATCACTACAACGCTGCCGGCTAGACCAGTTTGGATGTCGTCTTTATTGTCTTGTCACCTCACCACAATGAACCACACAGGTACTCTTTAGGGTTCTTTAATGGACACCTGAAGGGTGTGTTTTTTTAAatgcacacacaaatacagtTAAACATACTGCAACTTTTCTTATTGCTTCTGTGGATGATCACGCACTATCCGTTCTCGGTCTTCACTGAAATTCACTGGCTGGAAGTGGGAGTTACAACTAGCAGGCTAAAGAGAATGTCTCTGATTGGATAGAAAGTTAGGGGTTATTAACTGATGCGCTGTCGGACATTCTAACGAAAGAGACAAACTAAGGGTGCATAGAGAAATACTAAATACGAAGGTCTGGCCTTTTCTACAAGGACAGCATCACaaataaatatacagtgcattcggaaagtattcagaccccttgactatttccacattctgttacgttacagccttattctacatttatttttttaattccctcaatctacacacaatacctcataatgacaaagagaaaacagttgaattattttcaaatgtattaaaaataaaaaactgaaaaatcacatttacataagtattaagaccctttacgcagtactttgttgaagcacatttgggagcgattacagccttgactcttcttgggtatgacgctacaagcgtggcatacctgtatttggggacttcTTCtttttctctgcatatcctctcaatctctgttaGCTTGTATTGGGATGTCGCTGTACAGCTATCTAGAGATTTTTGATCGGGTTCAATTccagactctggctgggccactcaaggacattgagacttgtcccgaagccattcctgcattgtcttggctgtgtgcttagggttgttgtcctgttggaaggtgaactggagcaggtttttgtcgaggatccctctgtactttgctccgatcATCTTTTcctagatcctgactagtctcccagtcgctgaaaaacatcccaacatcgtgatgctgccaccatgcttcaccgtagggttggtgccaggtttcctccagacgtgatgcttggcattcaggccaaatagttaaatATTGGTTTAATCAGTCAAGAGGATCTTGTTTGTCATGCTCTAAGAGTCCTTGAGGTGCCTATTGGctaactccaagcaggctgtcatgtgccttttactgaggagtggcttccgtctggccaccacCATACAGACCTG
This window harbors:
- the LOC129814545 gene encoding uncharacterized protein LOC129814545, translated to MLLHWLANNIYNDNNGNMRLNFNPTRGDYGIHFYRNADNPHPLPILPHQRGSYYSLGNLVHNNNNDALALPDYVTQRFYNSRGPESNRDRVILRVREEESNQFIVDEVYVTQHYPPNENTGTGYDPVNTHLVSFNLLTQIQRLTTIGRNDIPRIYNVEINHNSLQSLENIWGDTPGLALLLAIVLSFTFRAQSCRVTSQSTLKHEDNALIKLEVKTTDRGKARIIWSGIPKRLLDQGVMVVLHRNNNSKSKLDRSSVGGQASGSYNTSVPLNPGLQVRLCKEVNNWWTYLRFGSTIREEIWRGSEFHNANREIPVDIIGYDASLQLFVKDGKACARLYVKKSFTAWKEMFNNSWVGFYSSEGTLDHKTWQWAVKFSEESRSDLEEIPEYDVYVYKSSMTMSPGVQARFILEKSGGEKARTPPWERLVQG